TTCTCAGGCAAGCTGCCGCAACCTTTGACGCACTTATCACCATGGATAAAGGCATTGAACATCAACAGAACCTCCGCGAATACGCGATCGGGATCATCCTCATCTCCGCGAAAAGCAATCGTCTTCAGGACATTCAACCGGCGATGCGCCGCGTTAACCAAGTCCTAAGAACGCTTGAGCCCCGTCAGGTCATCCACGTGACGCTTAACACGTAACCTCTTCTTACCTTTGAAAGTTATGACGGAGATGAGCATGACGAATTTACAGATTCCGTATGCCTATACTACCAGTAAAATCCCGATCTCTCCAGAAATAGCAGAAAAAGGGCAGGATTTCTCGTGTCCATTGTGTGATTGTGAGGTCGTCTTGAGACGTGGAAAAGTGAGACGTCCGCATTTTGCGCATAAGCCAGACACCGGATGTTCAGGCGAAGGCGTTCGACATAAGGTCGCAAAACAGATGATTTATCTTATGTATCTGAGAACGGTTCGCACTGTAATGACGAGTGTGACGACATTCCGAAGATGCCCAAACTGCTCGCAGGGTGTACTTTTTTCTCAAACTCCCAAATTTGATGATGTTGCCTGTGAAATTAATGTTGGCAAACACAGAGTAGACATTGCTCTATTGAGAGATGGAAAGCCTATTTCAGGAATAGAGGTAAGGGACACTCACCCCGTTGATGATGCCAAATGGGATGCCTTTGAGGAGTTGCAGTTTCCATGTATAGAAGTGGATTCCAGAGATGTAATTTATATGTGGGAATATGATTTAAAGTCCTGGAGGCAGCCGCTCCCAAAACTATCGTTTCCTATGCGTCTTGACTTGAAGGCTATCAGACACAATCTACATCTTTTCAATGATCAACTCCATCGCATTTATTGCGATGAATGTGATGATGGGGTAGACCACCAGGAAGAGGGTGAGTCTTTGATGGAAGCGGATGAATCTATACCGGAAGAGGTGCGTGCCGAAATTTTAAATGAGGTGCATCGTCAAGTGCCCAGATTATTGGCAAAGGAACTTTCATCAATATTGCAATTCCATTCAAAGAGTGGGTCCGAAATTGCTAATGAGGAGTGGGACCAATCTGACAAATGATAAGCTGAATGTAACGTAAATAGACTTTTGAAACATTGAGCAACTTCTGCCGACGATATTGGTGCCTTACCGTTAGTGCATCATACCGTCCTTCGCCCTCGGATGTGCCTGTCAGTCGTGATGCCTATTCCTCCTAAAATAGAATGGTTCTGAAAAAAGAGGTGCCAAGTGGTTGTGTAAAGTCTTAGATAAATT
The genomic region above belongs to Candidatus Poribacteria bacterium and contains:
- a CDS encoding DUF5615 family PIN-like protein, translated to MRVLLDENLDWRLVRYFDADFQVTTVSRQGWKGTRNGELLRQAAATFDALITMDKGIEHQQNLREYAIGIILISAKSNRLQDIQPAMRRVNQVLRTLEPRQVIHVTLNT